GAGGACGTGGAGAAGCTCGCCTGGGATCAGATGCGCACGTGCTTCGACCCAGAAATCCCGGTCAACGTGGTCGATCTCGGCCTGATCTACGATTGCAACTTCGATCACGGCGACGGCACCGCCCGCCGCGTCGACGTAGTGATGACGCTGACGGCGCCGGGCTGTGGCATGGGGGACGTGATCGTCGCCGACGTGCGCGAGAAGCTACTGCTCATCCCCACGCTTGACGACGTGCGCGTGGAGCTCACCTTCGAGCCCGCTTGGGACCAAAACCGGATGAGCGAGGCAGCGCGCCTGCAAACGGGCATGATGTACTGATGCCATCACGTGCCCCGTCACCATGAACGATGAGCGCCCGCCCCGGCGCCTGCTCATCGTGCGCCACGCCCAGGCGGCGCGCGAGCCCCCCGGGGGCGGACCTGACAAGGCACGCCCCCTCAGCGATCACGGTGAACACGAGGCACGCCTCGCCGGTGGACGTCTGCAGGCGCGTGGCATCGTGCCGGATCTGATCTTGGCCTCGCCCGCCGTCCGCGCCGCCAGCACCGCGCGCATCATCGCCGAGCGCTTGCGCTACGACCCCGACACCATCCAGCTCGAGCTCGCGATCTACAATGCCTCCCGCACCACGCTGCTGGAGCTCCTGAGCGATACGGACGACGCGATCTCCGTGGTCGCCATCGTCGGCCACAACCCGGGCCTGAGCGAGCTGGCCAGCAGCCTCAGCGTCGAGCCCGTGGCCGGCCTGCCGACCTGCGGCATCGTCGGCCTCGCCCTGCCGCAGCTGCAGGACTGGGCATCCCTGCGGCCGAACACGGCGAAGGTGGCATTCACCGACTTCGGCCGCACGATCCCCACCTAGGCGCGGTCGGCGCAGGCTCACGAGACCTGACACTTGAGATAACAACAACAGGACCACAGCAGGAAGCCCATGGAAGCCCAGAGCAACGCCCTATTGCCGCAGCTGCGTGCGATGACCACGGTGGTCGCCGACACCGGCGACATCGACAGCATTCGCCAATGGCGCCCCGTCGACGCCACCACCAACCCGTCGCTGATCCTCGCCGCCGCCCAGCAGCCCGAGTACCGCCCGCTGATCGAGCAGGCCGTGGCGACGGCGCCGACGGAGCTCACGGGCCGTGCCCGCATCGACGCCATCGCCGAGCAGGTGGCCGTGAACTTCGGCCACGCCATCCTCGAGCTGATCCCGGGCCGCGTCTCCACCGAGGTGGACGCACGCCTGTCCTTCGACGCGGGCGCGAGCGTGGCCAAGGCCCGCCGGCTCATCAAGCGCTACGAAGACCTCGGCGTCGATCGCGAGCGGATCCTGATCAAACTCGCCTCCACCTGGGAGGGCATCGATGCCGCGCGTGCCCTGGAGCAGGAAGGCATCCACTGCAACATGACCTTGCTGTTCTGCCTCGGTCAGGCGGTGGCGTGCGCTCAGGCCGGCGCTACCCTGATCTCCCCCTTCGTGGGTCGCATCCTCGATTGGTACAAGCAGCACACGGGGCAGACGTCCTACGCGCCCGAGGAAGATCCCGGCGTGCGCTCCGTGACGGCCATCTACAACTACTACAAGCACTACGGCCTGCGCACCCAGGTGATGGGCGCCAGCTTCCGCAACGCCGAGGAGATCACCGAACTCGCCGGCTGTGACCTACTCACGATCGCGCCGAAGCTCCTCGACGAGCTGCAGCAACGCGAAGGTGAGTTGCCGCGCAAGCTGAGCGAGGATCAGGCCCGCGATCTGCAGATTCCCTCCCTCGGCGAAGTCTCCGAATCGGTGTTCCGTTGGCACCTCAACGAGGATGCGATGGCGACGGAGAAGCTCGCCGATGGGATTCGTCGCTTCGCCGTCGACCAGCGCAAGCTCGAAGCTCTGCTCGAGCAGTGGCGCTAGGACCGATGAGTCGGCACCAGCTCCTACGAATCGACGCGAGCAGCCGCCGCGACACCTCCGTATCGCGCGCCCTGGCCGACCGTCTTATCGCACGCCTCGCTGCCGATACAGCGGTCACCGAGCGGGATCTCGCGGATCCCATCCTGCCCTTCGTCGACGCGGACTGGATCGCGGCCAACGTCACCGCCGCCGAGGAGCGCACGGACGCTCACCGCGAGGCGCTGGCCCTGTCGGAATCTCTCATCGGTGAATGGGAGCAGGCCGACGCGGTGGTGATCGCATGCCCGATCTACAACTTCGGCGTGCCGGCGGCCATGAAGGCCTACATCGACCTCATCTGTCGCGCCCGACGCACCTTCCGCTACTCGCCGGACGGTCCCATCGGCCTACTGGCGGATCGTCCCACCTACCTGGTGATGGCCTCCGGCGGCACCCGCCTCGGCAGCCCCATCGATTTCGCCAGCGGCTACCTGCGCCACGTGCTGTCGTTCATCGGCATCACGGATGTGCACGTGATCGCGGCC
This genomic stretch from Pseudomonadota bacterium harbors:
- a CDS encoding NAD(P)H-dependent oxidoreductase, encoding MSRHQLLRIDASSRRDTSVSRALADRLIARLAADTAVTERDLADPILPFVDADWIAANVTAAEERTDAHREALALSESLIGEWEQADAVVIACPIYNFGVPAAMKAYIDLICRARRTFRYSPDGPIGLLADRPTYLVMASGGTRLGSPIDFASGYLRHVLSFIGITDVHVIAADGQSSDPQARHRAEAAIDDLTLPVRKVP
- the sufT gene encoding putative Fe-S cluster assembly protein SufT, with translation MFGNQSEPVVISRDVEAIVIPSGEETTLPEDAMGYITQALGGSFTVYLDGHLFRIAGHDADALGKEPTPRPELPDGATNEDVEKLAWDQMRTCFDPEIPVNVVDLGLIYDCNFDHGDGTARRVDVVMTLTAPGCGMGDVIVADVREKLLLIPTLDDVRVELTFEPAWDQNRMSEAARLQTGMMY
- the tal gene encoding transaldolase, yielding MEAQSNALLPQLRAMTTVVADTGDIDSIRQWRPVDATTNPSLILAAAQQPEYRPLIEQAVATAPTELTGRARIDAIAEQVAVNFGHAILELIPGRVSTEVDARLSFDAGASVAKARRLIKRYEDLGVDRERILIKLASTWEGIDAARALEQEGIHCNMTLLFCLGQAVACAQAGATLISPFVGRILDWYKQHTGQTSYAPEEDPGVRSVTAIYNYYKHYGLRTQVMGASFRNAEEITELAGCDLLTIAPKLLDELQQREGELPRKLSEDQARDLQIPSLGEVSESVFRWHLNEDAMATEKLADGIRRFAVDQRKLEALLEQWR
- a CDS encoding histidine phosphatase family protein translates to MNDERPPRRLLIVRHAQAAREPPGGGPDKARPLSDHGEHEARLAGGRLQARGIVPDLILASPAVRAASTARIIAERLRYDPDTIQLELAIYNASRTTLLELLSDTDDAISVVAIVGHNPGLSELASSLSVEPVAGLPTCGIVGLALPQLQDWASLRPNTAKVAFTDFGRTIPT